One part of the Candidatus Wallbacteria bacterium genome encodes these proteins:
- a CDS encoding HEAT repeat domain-containing protein: MLEQIEFDLGSEVSEVRRSALRSLIQVKDVDNRDRVKLLKEVTINEQDPELRALARKYLDIFSAEMELTVMPPAEILKEELKEDDDILSTGTAQEKINFLKQVGAGSRRIQSWRLLKNLENEQDVYILATLISALGKVGEKKDAPSLIRFLKHTDSRVRANTVDSLTILQDEESYQHVVPLLSDPDARVKANAARLLTGTGLEKAIEIFRLMIQSGKVHEIESAIFSLRQINAPLAEELLQEAESQLLENMKSNDFFEFDFSELSGKTDKGEDFEPIIPLNEPPVCPKCGVKNLIDASFCYKCGTPIKT; encoded by the coding sequence ATGCTGGAACAGATTGAATTCGATCTCGGAAGTGAAGTCTCTGAAGTCAGAAGATCTGCCTTGAGATCCCTGATCCAGGTCAAGGATGTTGACAATCGAGATCGGGTTAAACTCCTGAAAGAAGTCACGATCAACGAACAGGACCCGGAATTGAGGGCTCTGGCTCGGAAGTATCTGGATATTTTCTCAGCTGAAATGGAACTGACAGTCATGCCGCCCGCTGAGATACTCAAAGAAGAATTGAAAGAGGACGATGATATTCTTTCTACAGGGACTGCACAGGAAAAAATTAATTTTCTGAAACAGGTAGGAGCCGGAAGCAGACGGATTCAGTCCTGGAGATTGCTGAAAAATTTAGAAAACGAACAGGATGTTTACATACTGGCGACCTTGATCAGCGCGCTGGGAAAAGTCGGTGAGAAAAAAGACGCCCCAAGCCTGATCCGGTTTTTGAAACACACTGATTCCAGAGTGCGCGCCAATACAGTGGATTCTCTCACCATTCTCCAGGATGAAGAGAGCTATCAACACGTGGTTCCCCTCCTCTCCGACCCTGATGCCAGGGTCAAGGCTAATGCTGCCAGGCTGCTGACTGGAACCGGTCTTGAGAAAGCCATTGAGATTTTCCGGCTCATGATCCAGTCCGGCAAAGTGCACGAGATCGAATCCGCAATTTTCTCTCTCAGGCAGATCAATGCACCGCTCGCCGAGGAATTGCTTCAGGAAGCTGAATCTCAGCTGCTTGAAAATATGAAATCCAACGATTTCTTCGAATTCGATTTCAGCGAACTGTCCGGTAAGACTGATAAAGGTGAGGATTTTGAGCCGATCATCCCTTTGAATGAGCCACCGGTCTGCCCGAAATGCGGAGTGAAGAATCTGATCGACGCTTCTTTCTGCTATAAATGCGGAACTCCCATCAAAACCTGA
- a CDS encoding BatA domain-containing protein produces MSFEYSAFLAGFLSVAVPLILHLWPRIKPKILEFSSLRFFRASFIRLRRRLLFYNILKLILRAAFLSLLAMAFAGPYLAELKQNKKIEDTGMLTSFKLKPEIPFAHLPVELCFDFSNHPPLEISLFINHRDRLKQSLAKSQNQAVFSYTFDTSGDVPLEISVSGRGLEQEYLSRIHVSAQKNILLLTGNDGALEQAFGSFCESLGENLAVVSRGKIDLLERGSLAGYDMVILTCADQIEMSYYRLLEQYLSEGGVVWLFFSKDASVDYLNKMLFNFNENFHGFLPGEITGIAEEEKSPASVSYSDLLNQNREMLTNLVFYKRFSIKPEPSANPLLLTGEQEMLVGEKKFGKGEVVTFLFPFDPDSTNLWRTQTITPFFIDLFLHSFPACSCPLEARQEKKEADVTIPRLNLSLPFLYLALLFFLLEGFFGRAKV; encoded by the coding sequence TTGTCCTTTGAGTATTCTGCATTTCTGGCTGGATTCCTGTCCGTTGCCGTACCCCTGATCCTGCACCTCTGGCCGAGGATCAAGCCGAAAATCCTGGAATTTTCCAGCCTGAGATTTTTCCGCGCGAGTTTCATCAGATTGAGACGCAGGCTGCTTTTTTACAATATATTGAAGTTGATTCTCAGAGCTGCCTTTCTCTCCCTACTGGCGATGGCTTTCGCCGGCCCATATCTCGCTGAATTGAAACAGAATAAAAAGATCGAAGACACTGGAATGCTCACTTCATTTAAACTCAAACCGGAAATACCGTTTGCCCATCTGCCTGTAGAACTCTGTTTCGATTTTTCAAATCATCCTCCCCTGGAAATCAGCCTTTTCATAAACCACAGGGACAGATTGAAACAGTCTCTGGCGAAGTCCCAGAATCAGGCGGTTTTTTCCTACACTTTTGACACTTCCGGGGATGTTCCTTTAGAGATCAGTGTGTCAGGGAGAGGACTGGAGCAAGAATATCTGTCGAGGATTCATGTTTCCGCTCAGAAAAACATCCTGCTTCTGACCGGAAACGATGGAGCTCTTGAGCAGGCGTTCGGTTCGTTCTGCGAGAGCCTGGGAGAAAATCTGGCAGTGGTGTCCAGGGGTAAGATCGACCTGCTGGAGCGGGGAAGCCTGGCGGGTTACGACATGGTGATCCTGACTTGTGCAGATCAGATTGAGATGAGCTATTACAGGCTGCTGGAACAGTATCTGAGCGAAGGGGGAGTAGTCTGGCTTTTCTTTTCCAAGGACGCTTCTGTGGATTATCTCAATAAGATGCTTTTCAATTTCAATGAAAATTTTCACGGTTTCCTGCCTGGGGAAATTACCGGTATTGCAGAAGAAGAGAAATCACCAGCTTCTGTTTCTTATTCTGATCTGTTGAATCAGAACAGGGAAATGCTCACAAACCTTGTGTTTTACAAAAGATTCAGCATAAAACCTGAACCTTCCGCGAATCCCCTGCTTCTGACCGGGGAACAGGAGATGCTGGTCGGTGAAAAGAAGTTCGGCAAAGGGGAAGTGGTCACTTTTCTGTTTCCATTTGACCCTGATTCCACCAATCTCTGGCGGACCCAAACTATCACGCCATTTTTTATAGACCTGTTTCTGCATTCCTTTCCGGCCTGCAGCTGTCCGCTGGAAGCCAGGCAGGAGAAGAAGGAAGCAGATGTGACGATTCCCAGGTTGAACCTTTCTCTGCCTTTTTTGTATCTGGCACTGCTTTTTTTCCTGCTCGAAGGATTTTTCGGCAGGGCAAAAGTCTGA
- a CDS encoding MoxR family ATPase: MDEKKLLEKIAKARELIISEVSKNIIGQERIVERVILSLFCQGHSLLEGVPGLAKTLLVKSIAQSLDLKFGRIQFTPDLMPSDITGSEIIEENENGKKEFRFHQGPVFANVVLADEINRTPPKTQAALLEAMQERTITINGKAYQMEEPFLVLATQNPIEQEGTYPLPEAQLDRFQFYLKVNYPTLTEEEEIVKKMTSLGIQELKPVLKSKEIVEIQKLIYKVPVADEVVSYAVRLARATRPQGDDVLPQAKKWIEFGVSPRAVQWLVFSAKAQALLLGKPAPGFAEIRELVPDVFRHRLVLNFQAEAEGITPDYLLSLLLSEIK, translated from the coding sequence TTGGACGAAAAAAAACTGCTGGAAAAGATTGCCAAAGCCAGGGAATTGATTATTTCGGAGGTTTCAAAGAACATCATCGGCCAGGAACGGATTGTTGAGCGGGTCATACTCTCACTTTTCTGCCAGGGCCACAGCCTGCTGGAAGGCGTACCCGGCCTTGCCAAAACCCTGCTCGTGAAATCCATCGCCCAGTCCCTGGACCTGAAATTCGGCCGGATCCAGTTCACTCCTGACCTGATGCCTTCCGACATTACTGGCAGTGAAATCATTGAGGAAAACGAGAACGGTAAAAAGGAGTTCCGCTTCCATCAGGGTCCGGTTTTTGCGAATGTGGTGCTGGCGGACGAGATCAACCGCACTCCGCCAAAAACCCAGGCTGCACTTCTGGAAGCCATGCAGGAGCGCACCATCACAATCAACGGCAAGGCATATCAGATGGAAGAGCCGTTTCTGGTGCTGGCCACCCAGAATCCGATCGAGCAGGAAGGCACCTATCCGCTGCCTGAAGCCCAGCTTGACCGTTTCCAATTCTACCTCAAGGTGAACTATCCGACCCTGACTGAAGAAGAGGAAATCGTGAAGAAGATGACTTCGCTGGGGATCCAGGAACTGAAGCCAGTACTCAAATCCAAGGAGATCGTAGAAATACAGAAACTGATCTATAAAGTCCCGGTGGCTGATGAGGTGGTTTCATACGCGGTGAGGCTTGCCAGAGCCACCAGGCCGCAGGGAGATGATGTGCTGCCGCAGGCCAAGAAATGGATTGAATTCGGAGTCAGCCCGCGGGCAGTGCAATGGCTGGTGTTTTCAGCCAAGGCTCAGGCCCTGCTGCTCGGCAAGCCGGCACCGGGATTCGCTGAAATCAGAGAACTGGTCCCGGATGTGTTCAGGCATCGCCTGGTGCTGAACTTTCAGGCCGAGGCTGAAGGGATAACCCCGGATTATCTTCTGTCGCTGCTGCTTTCCGAAATCAAATGA
- a CDS encoding DUF58 domain-containing protein, giving the protein MKLFNPELFSEISRLELFSRKIVDGFLCGFHQSSFRGYNVEFADHKSYEWGDDLKTIDWKLYGRTDRLYVKRFHEETNMRAFILLDSSASMRFGQISKWHYANFLSAALSFLMLKQKDSVGIWLFNEGLKQLLPPRNRQSHFSNICSFLESKEPGSGTFFGESIQNLARNLKKRSLIILVSDLLGDEEQIFSTLKYLSHKKHEVIVFHVMAHEEVELPYQGYYSLVDSEKPDCLDLDIDWWKKLYQENLAKFRDKMLQFFIGAGIDYVFVSTKTPVEMALFEFLKKRRRGRGHLVL; this is encoded by the coding sequence ATGAAGCTCTTCAATCCCGAACTCTTCTCCGAGATTTCGAGACTCGAACTTTTTTCCAGAAAAATCGTGGACGGTTTTCTCTGCGGCTTCCATCAGAGCAGTTTCCGCGGTTATAATGTGGAGTTCGCGGATCACAAGTCCTACGAATGGGGAGACGACCTGAAAACGATCGACTGGAAGCTTTACGGTCGAACAGACAGACTCTATGTCAAGCGTTTCCATGAAGAGACGAACATGCGTGCTTTCATTCTGCTGGACAGCAGCGCTTCCATGCGGTTCGGGCAGATCTCCAAATGGCATTATGCGAATTTCCTCTCTGCTGCCCTTTCCTTTCTGATGTTGAAGCAAAAGGATTCTGTCGGGATCTGGCTGTTCAACGAAGGGTTGAAGCAGCTTCTTCCTCCCAGAAACCGGCAGTCACACTTTTCCAACATTTGCAGCTTCCTGGAAAGTAAGGAACCAGGTAGCGGGACCTTTTTCGGGGAAAGCATCCAGAATTTGGCCAGAAATCTCAAAAAACGGTCCCTGATCATCCTGGTTTCAGACCTGCTGGGAGATGAAGAACAGATTTTCTCCACCCTGAAATATCTAAGCCATAAAAAGCACGAGGTGATAGTCTTTCACGTGATGGCGCATGAGGAAGTAGAGTTGCCTTATCAGGGTTATTATTCCCTGGTAGACTCAGAAAAACCTGACTGCCTGGATCTGGATATCGACTGGTGGAAAAAACTCTATCAGGAGAATCTCGCGAAATTCAGAGATAAAATGCTGCAGTTCTTCATCGGAGCAGGCATCGATTATGTATTTGTTTCCACGAAGACCCCTGTTGAAATGGCATTGTTCGAATTTCTGAAGAAGCGGAGGCGCGGGAGGGGTCACCTTGTCCTTTGA